The following coding sequences lie in one Oncorhynchus gorbuscha isolate QuinsamMale2020 ecotype Even-year linkage group LG10, OgorEven_v1.0, whole genome shotgun sequence genomic window:
- the LOC124046077 gene encoding calcium-binding and coiled-coil domain-containing protein 1-like isoform X1, translating into MEKAWRVEFRNVGSSYFPQSRVECHYSISSQHTWASHDWVGLFKVGWLSVKDYHTFVWALAPEGYQEGTDVNCCVNFQASYLPKSSSQQYQFVYVDGKGEVCSASSQFTFSAPKPLEDLVTLEEGAHGEEGGTDMLLVVPRAELLQSRLQECLRERAELLHARESAERMKEREREKYRRAREAWDRGCEELERNIADLKEELRESRDRVEEMERRQEEVEASGEALAQEKRSILTMKAASEQRIRELEDDIKALALKALERETELERMKERAKKQAVQRREEEKERKVLQLKLEQSEGELRSLSAEFQGLRSSLAQRDTHALQLRDTITTLTYRLSTAQRKEVESEAALAEMRGLRERLGASERCAEGLKGELCALVAQRDQGQTELHQARLQAAQLTLQLADASLALREARAHWAQERQSLQCSTEKARERLEKLNGETQRIEKKLQEERMEREKVEVELGREKDCNRVQLGETCRELQELKASLRVAQKEKEQLLLEQQDLMEYMGQVEQRREALADAKWSAAVFASTSLHDSPLSDSEDENPEALQPSRQPCRQPPPPSSRPLAHYSLCDPQAQPDSLLPSTPPSSPRDMSRSLSRGGVVISQPAPLLLPRQSGGDTLTHSSESEEENNTDQCGGHSSGEEAALLLPETTDTVLRLSMALRDGRFEYRVVKEVECGGEEKGSVYDGGSAREGRGQ; encoded by the exons ATGGAGAAGGCCTGGAGGGTGGAGTTTAGGAACGTGGGTAGTAGCTACTTCCCTCAGAGCCGCGTGGAATGCCACTACAGCATCAGCTCGCAACATACCTGGGCCAGCCATGACTGGGTCGGGCTCTTCAAG GTGGGATGGTTGTCAGTGAAGGACTACCACACCTTTGTTTGGGCCCTGGCCCCGGAAGGCTACCAGGAGGGCACAGATGTCAACTGCTGTGTTAACTTCCAGG CCTCCTATCTGCCCAAGTCCAGTTCCCAGCAGTACCAGTTTGTGTACGTGGATGGGAAGGGAGAGGTGTGCTCTGCCAGCTCCCAGTTTACCTTCAGCGCCCCTAAACCTTTGGAGGACCTGGTCACCCTGGAGGAAGGAGCCCacggagaggagggggggaccgACATGCTTCTGGTCGTACCCAGGGCTGAGCTACTGCAG agTCGCCTGCAAGAGTGTCTTCGGGAGCGAGCCGAGCTGCTCCATGCACGGGAGTCAGCCgagaggatgaaggagagagagagggagaagtacaGGAGGGCAAGAGAGGCGTGGGACAGAGGCTGTGAGGAGCTGGAGAGGAACATCGCAGACCTGAAGGAAGAGCTGCGAGAAAGCAGAGACAGggtggaagagatggagaggaggcaggag GAGGTGGAGGCATCAGGAGAGGCCTTGGCTCAAGAGAAGAGATCCATACTGACTATGAAAGCAGCCAGCGAACAGCGAATCAGAGAGCTGGAGGATGACATTAAAGCCCTGGCACTGAAGGCTTTGGAACGAGAGACTGAACTGGAGAG GATGAAGGAGAGAGCCAAGAAGCAAGCAGTtcaaaggagggaggaggagaaagagaggaaagttcTGCAG CTCAAGCTGGAGCAGTCCGAGGGGGAGCTGCGCAGTCTGTCGGCTGAGTTCCAGGGTCTGAGGAGCTCcctggcccagagagacacacacgcccTACAGCTACGTGACACCATCACCACCCTCACATACAGGCTGAGTACGGCGCAGCGGAAAGAG GTGGAGAGCGAGGCCGCCCTGGCTGAGATGCGGGGCCTGCGGGAGCGTCTGGGGGCCAGTGAGCGTTGTGCCGAGGGCCTGAAGGGAGAGCTGTGTGCCCTGGTGGCCCAGAGGGACCAGGGCCAGACAGAGCTGCACCAGGCCAGGCTCCAAGCGGCACAGCTCACCCTGCAGCTAGCCGACGCCAGCCTGGCCCTGAGGGAGGCCAGAGCACACTGGGCCCAGGAGAGACAGAGCCTGCAGTGCAGCACTGAG AAGGCCAGAGAGCGTCTGGAGAAGCTGAATGGAGAGACGCAGCGGATAGAGAAGAAGCtccaggaggagaggatggagagagagaaggtggaagtGGAGCTGGGAAGAGAGAAGGACTGTAACCGG GTGCAGCTGGGTGAGACATGCAGGGAGCTCCAGGAACTGAAGGCCAGTCTGAGGGTGGCCCAGAAGGAGAAGGAGCAGCTGCTGCTGGAGCAACAG GACCTGATGGAGTACATGGGTCAGgtggaacagaggagggaggctTTGGCAGATGCCAAGTGGAGCGCTGCGGTGTTCGCCTCCACCA gcCTCCATGACAGTCCTCTGTCTGACTCTGAGGATGAGAACCCTGAGGCCCTGCAGCCCTCCCGCCAACCCTgcaggcagcccccccccccctcctcccgccCCCTTGCCCACTACAGCCTGTGTGACCCCCAGGCCCAGCctgactccctgctcccctccacccccccttcctcccccagaGACATGTCCCGGTCCCTGTCCCGAGGGGGCGTCGTCATCAGCCAGCCCGCTCCCCTGTTGTTGCCCAGGCAATCGGGCGGAGACACCCTAACACACAGCTCTGAGTCG gaGGAGGAGAATAACACCGACCAGTGCGGAGGACACAGCTCTGGAGAGGAGGCAGCCCTGCTGCTGCCTGAGACCACAGACACAGTCCTCAG GCTGAGTATGGCTCTCAGAGATGGACGTTTTGAATATCGGGTCGTAAAAGAAGTTgagtgtggaggggaggagaaagggagtgtgTACGACGGAGGCAGCGCGAGGGAGGGAAGAGGCCagtga
- the LOC124046077 gene encoding calcium-binding and coiled-coil domain-containing protein 1-like isoform X2, translating to MEKAWRVEFRNVGSSYFPQSRVECHYSISSQHTWASHDWVGLFKVGWLSVKDYHTFVWALAPEGYQEGTDVNCCVNFQASYLPKSSSQQYQFVYVDGKGEVCSASSQFTFSAPKPLEDLVTLEEGAHGEEGGTDMLLVVPRAELLQSRLQECLRERAELLHARESAERMKEREREKYRRAREAWDRGCEELERNIADLKEELRESRDRVEEMERRQEEVEASGEALAQEKRSILTMKAASEQRIRELEDDIKALALKALERETELERMKERAKKQAVQRREEEKERKVLQLKLEQSEGELRSLSAEFQGLRSSLAQRDTHALQLRDTITTLTYRLSTAQRKEVESEAALAEMRGLRERLGASERCAEGLKGELCALVAQRDQGQTELHQARLQAAQLTLQLADASLALREARAHWAQERQSLQCSTEKARERLEKLNGETQRIEKKLQEERMEREKVEVELGREKDCNRVQLGETCRELQELKASLRVAQKEKEQLLLEQQDLMEYMGQVEQRREALADAKWSAAVFASTSLHDSPLSDSEDENPEALQPSRQPCRQPPPPSSRPLAHYSLCDPQAQPDSLLPSTPPSSPRDMSRSLSRGGVVISQPAPLLLPRQSGGDTLTHSSESEEENNTDQCGGHSSGEEAALLLPETTDTVLSDLANTSQW from the exons ATGGAGAAGGCCTGGAGGGTGGAGTTTAGGAACGTGGGTAGTAGCTACTTCCCTCAGAGCCGCGTGGAATGCCACTACAGCATCAGCTCGCAACATACCTGGGCCAGCCATGACTGGGTCGGGCTCTTCAAG GTGGGATGGTTGTCAGTGAAGGACTACCACACCTTTGTTTGGGCCCTGGCCCCGGAAGGCTACCAGGAGGGCACAGATGTCAACTGCTGTGTTAACTTCCAGG CCTCCTATCTGCCCAAGTCCAGTTCCCAGCAGTACCAGTTTGTGTACGTGGATGGGAAGGGAGAGGTGTGCTCTGCCAGCTCCCAGTTTACCTTCAGCGCCCCTAAACCTTTGGAGGACCTGGTCACCCTGGAGGAAGGAGCCCacggagaggagggggggaccgACATGCTTCTGGTCGTACCCAGGGCTGAGCTACTGCAG agTCGCCTGCAAGAGTGTCTTCGGGAGCGAGCCGAGCTGCTCCATGCACGGGAGTCAGCCgagaggatgaaggagagagagagggagaagtacaGGAGGGCAAGAGAGGCGTGGGACAGAGGCTGTGAGGAGCTGGAGAGGAACATCGCAGACCTGAAGGAAGAGCTGCGAGAAAGCAGAGACAGggtggaagagatggagaggaggcaggag GAGGTGGAGGCATCAGGAGAGGCCTTGGCTCAAGAGAAGAGATCCATACTGACTATGAAAGCAGCCAGCGAACAGCGAATCAGAGAGCTGGAGGATGACATTAAAGCCCTGGCACTGAAGGCTTTGGAACGAGAGACTGAACTGGAGAG GATGAAGGAGAGAGCCAAGAAGCAAGCAGTtcaaaggagggaggaggagaaagagaggaaagttcTGCAG CTCAAGCTGGAGCAGTCCGAGGGGGAGCTGCGCAGTCTGTCGGCTGAGTTCCAGGGTCTGAGGAGCTCcctggcccagagagacacacacgcccTACAGCTACGTGACACCATCACCACCCTCACATACAGGCTGAGTACGGCGCAGCGGAAAGAG GTGGAGAGCGAGGCCGCCCTGGCTGAGATGCGGGGCCTGCGGGAGCGTCTGGGGGCCAGTGAGCGTTGTGCCGAGGGCCTGAAGGGAGAGCTGTGTGCCCTGGTGGCCCAGAGGGACCAGGGCCAGACAGAGCTGCACCAGGCCAGGCTCCAAGCGGCACAGCTCACCCTGCAGCTAGCCGACGCCAGCCTGGCCCTGAGGGAGGCCAGAGCACACTGGGCCCAGGAGAGACAGAGCCTGCAGTGCAGCACTGAG AAGGCCAGAGAGCGTCTGGAGAAGCTGAATGGAGAGACGCAGCGGATAGAGAAGAAGCtccaggaggagaggatggagagagagaaggtggaagtGGAGCTGGGAAGAGAGAAGGACTGTAACCGG GTGCAGCTGGGTGAGACATGCAGGGAGCTCCAGGAACTGAAGGCCAGTCTGAGGGTGGCCCAGAAGGAGAAGGAGCAGCTGCTGCTGGAGCAACAG GACCTGATGGAGTACATGGGTCAGgtggaacagaggagggaggctTTGGCAGATGCCAAGTGGAGCGCTGCGGTGTTCGCCTCCACCA gcCTCCATGACAGTCCTCTGTCTGACTCTGAGGATGAGAACCCTGAGGCCCTGCAGCCCTCCCGCCAACCCTgcaggcagcccccccccccctcctcccgccCCCTTGCCCACTACAGCCTGTGTGACCCCCAGGCCCAGCctgactccctgctcccctccacccccccttcctcccccagaGACATGTCCCGGTCCCTGTCCCGAGGGGGCGTCGTCATCAGCCAGCCCGCTCCCCTGTTGTTGCCCAGGCAATCGGGCGGAGACACCCTAACACACAGCTCTGAGTCG gaGGAGGAGAATAACACCGACCAGTGCGGAGGACACAGCTCTGGAGAGGAGGCAGCCCTGCTGCTGCCTGAGACCACAGACACAGTCCTCAG TGACCTGGCTAATACCTCTCAGTGGTAG